One part of the Mesorhizobium sp. M4B.F.Ca.ET.058.02.1.1 genome encodes these proteins:
- the phbB gene encoding acetoacetyl-CoA reductase, which produces MSKVAIVTGGSRGIGAAISIALKKAGYSVAANYAGNDEAAAKFKAETGIPVYKWSVADYDACAAGIRQVEADLGPVSVLVNNAGITRDAMFHKLTREQWKEVIDTNLSGVFNMTHPLWGGMRDRKFGRVITISSINGQKGQAGQVNYSAAKAGDIGFSKALAQEGARAGITVNVICPGYIATEMVRAIDEKVLNERIIPQIPVGRLGEPEEVARCVVFLASDEAGFITGSTITANGGQYFV; this is translated from the coding sequence ATGAGTAAGGTAGCAATCGTCACGGGCGGATCGCGCGGTATCGGCGCGGCGATATCGATCGCTTTGAAGAAGGCCGGCTATTCGGTTGCGGCGAACTATGCCGGCAATGACGAGGCGGCCGCGAAGTTCAAGGCCGAGACCGGCATCCCGGTCTACAAATGGTCGGTCGCCGACTATGACGCCTGCGCTGCCGGCATCAGGCAGGTCGAGGCCGATCTCGGCCCGGTTTCGGTGCTCGTCAACAATGCCGGCATCACTCGCGACGCCATGTTCCACAAGCTGACCCGCGAGCAGTGGAAAGAGGTCATCGACACCAACCTGTCCGGCGTCTTCAATATGACGCATCCGCTGTGGGGCGGCATGCGCGACCGCAAGTTCGGCCGCGTCATCACCATCTCCTCGATCAACGGCCAGAAGGGCCAGGCCGGCCAGGTCAACTATTCCGCCGCCAAGGCCGGCGACATCGGCTTCTCGAAGGCGCTGGCTCAAGAGGGCGCCCGCGCCGGCATCACCGTCAACGTCATATGCCCCGGCTACATCGCCACCGAGATGGTCAGGGCAATCGACGAGAAGGTGCTCAACGAGCGCATCATCCCGCAGATCCCGGTGGGCCGGCTCGGCGAGCCGGAAGAAGTCGCGCGCTGCGTCGTCTTCCTCGCTTCCGACGAGGCCGGCTTCATCACCGGCTCGACCATCACCGCGAATGGCGGCCAGTACTTCGTTTGA